In one window of Candidatus Eisenbacteria bacterium DNA:
- a CDS encoding L,D-transpeptidase, with the protein MGERRLYLIHGDPRTPAESFPIAVGREGHETPIGKFQVEDMIEHPDFAKIDPNDHAHVIARIPPGPTNPLGERWIRFAHGDGWETGIHGTPHPELLGKPVSGGCVRMRNADVVRVYEHVRIGTPV; encoded by the coding sequence GTGGGCGAACGGCGACTCTACCTGATCCACGGCGATCCCCGGACGCCCGCCGAGTCGTTCCCGATCGCGGTCGGCCGCGAAGGGCACGAGACGCCCATCGGGAAGTTCCAGGTCGAGGACATGATCGAGCACCCCGACTTCGCGAAGATCGATCCGAACGACCACGCGCACGTCATCGCGCGCATCCCGCCGGGGCCGACGAATCCGCTCGGCGAACGCTGGATCCGGTTCGCGCACGGCGACGGGTGGGAGACGGGCATCCACGGGACGCCGCACCCGGAGCTGCTCGGCAAACCCGTCAGCGGCGGATGCGTCCGCATGCGGAACGCCGACGTCGTTCGCGTCTACGAGCACGTCCGGATCGGGACACCGGT